The DNA sequence GTTGCACAACATCATCGCCATTGAAACTGACTAACTTGTGAGCTCGGTCGGTACTCGGTACTCCCTAGCTCCTTCATCCTCATGTTCATCCTCCTGTGGCGTTCTATTCCAACACTTGTGCGAGTTACCCACGGAAAGAGGGTGGTATGTACTCGTATACGCAAGACACAccgctcctcctcctcctcctcctcctcctcacaGCATCATCATcggcaccaccaccacaactaTCATCACCTTTACTACGAACTCATCCCACCCGGGTGCGCCATCACCACCAGGGAGAGCTTACGTACGATACAGCCCGCCAAATCGACGTCGATTCCTCCAGATGATTACTTGAACGCAGTAACCAGACTGCCGTTCCAGGTCTTTGGCTCTTCGGGTCCTCCTCGTACCGGGCGATTCGGAGAAAGGACAGGTTTGACTCTCACCGGAATTGTGCACACCCGTCGGGAATTTTAGGTTTCTCCAGCCTTTGAGGTCACTTCCTCATGAAAAAAGTCCACAAGATTGCTCTTtatggaatgaaaaagtcaaaagtccTGCCAAATTGTCTTCAGAGCTCTTGCTGTCCGGTGTTCTTGAGAAATAATGCTCTCAAGGGGATTAGGGCCGGGTCGGTCGGGTTAGTAGCAGTATTCTAGGCAGTTTTTGTCCACGGATCGAGAACAcaagttgaacttgatttcaaGGGAAGACTGTCTCAGATGAGTTTAGTTAGTACTATTGGCCTTGACGGCGTTTCAATGGGAGACATGCTAAGGAGTGCAATGCCTAGTTAGGTCTTCTTGTATCATGCAGACCAAATGAAGCTGAACGAGTCGGGGAATGGAGCTTGATGCTCAAGCAGCTACCCCTACAACGAATCCTTCAAAGAACACGCCCAAATCGTCTCCATGGCGGGAGGGAgtgattcattgaaaaaaatcaagtccaaTGATCACTACGAAGCCCAAAAGCTCAGTTCGAAATTTGAAGGAACCGGGGATGACGCCGCACAAGCTAACCTTTTTTGTTATCAATACTACCGTACTACATACAACTGCACCTACTGGAATAGAACACTACTATGTGCACACGATACATATACATGCAACCAAGGTCTTGGGACGGCTTGGTAACAACTTGAAGGGACATCAAAAAGGTTACGAGGTCAATCAGAGCCGATCGTCTCCTCAGATTACTTTTAGGTCAAGACGATGAGTAGGTAGGAAAACCGAGGTTTGAGGCCAATGGGATTTATGTATACAAATCAGGGTGCACTAGCACCGTGGTAGACTAATTCTGGGGTCCAATACGATTCATTTAGAGCAATACTTCGTTGATTGACTTCTAGGAACATGTGATGCCGAATGATTATCTTTCCAAGTGATTAAAGTTAAGGTTTTGGGTAATAACATAATCGAATATTGAATATGGACAATTGCTCAATCAGTTAAATATGTACATTATTTTGTAGGGTTAACCACAGCTAACGATCGACATGGCGAGTAGTTTTTGTACAATCGAACAATTGACGGAATAGAAATAAGGTATTCGGCTATTCTACATGTCATCAATGTAGGCTAATAGACGATCAAAACGTTAAATAAATCGCCTTCATTGGTATGGATCTTCATTTTACCTAGACCATCTATTTCTGTATCTAGGCAAGGTACTTTGTTATCTTAACATGCTCGaagaaatatcaatttgaaattcggAACATTTTCCATGCTTGAGTCGTATTTATATCGACAAACTGAATTGGCGTCATTAGCATACTTTGCAGTACGCGTAACAAAAAGCAGAATTTCAGCCTGTTGACCCATTACATCACAATCCTAAGGATACCCGTGCCATTTTAGACTCGGGAAAACTATTTGAGGTTGCGCGAATGGGCAGAATTAAGTTCAGTTTCTACCTAGCTACGATCACTACTCGGTACTCACCATTGTGAACAATTTCAGGAATCAGGCGGTCTTTGGACatccaagtggacaaaagtgggtTTTCTTTCTCTAATCAACATGTTACGAAACAAATTCAATCAGCTAATGATGACTCATAATATTGCATAATTAAAAATATGCAATAGAATATGAGTaaaattgttgaaatattgacaaaattgaaaagcacAAAGTACATGTTTTAAAATATGCCTTTTACGTAAATATGGTATAATAAAGCTAGAAATACATTATCCGTGTGagttcaacgaaaaatatatatttcaatAGTAAAGATCTTATAACCAAGGTATGCCTCGAGGGATTTGGTGGCAATCTTAACAATCCAGGCAATGGGCCTTGAAATAGCTTAGCAGCCACGTAATATAAGTTcatgcaatttgaaattgaaacaaaaataaatcatcgcatgattttttaaatttcactTAGTTGCCTTTTAGTTTGTTTCCAGCGACCTGTTTTACTTCTTTGACGAACATTAACCGATCATTACAACCCAAAAATAAGTGCTTAAGTTAACTTCCTtcgttttcatcaaaattattgtTAAGGCCTTGAAAATATAGTTGAAACTTGCCTAGCAACGTTCTAATCAACGTGTATACTGAAACTAATTCAGAACTGTAAAATGTTGTAATTTTACACTTGACATGAACAGCTCAACTATCTATTCTATTCTAGTGGTTGACACCCTTTTGCTAACCAACTAACCAAGAGAGACATTAGCCTCCGCAGCATTCTGCcacatttgaaagaaagtaGTTAACTTGGCCTTTCCAAAACTCTTGTTCTGGTATTCTTGAGCTAAATGGCACAGGTTTTATTGCCTTTGATTGGTACAAGAATCATCAATGAAGTATCAATTTCACTTTGTTCGTAGTTTTGAGTTTTaaaatttcgtatttttgaaCCCTTTGAGCATGAGTGAACAAAATAACTAACTTGCCGATTTGCACTAATCATGTAACAACTTTTCTAAAGTTTATCCCTACTATCCGGTGGTTGTATCGTTCTAAAACAGGCTTTGGTCCAGGCCAAATGTGAACCGGGAGCACTCGCCAATCAGATGGatcttttcaatcttcataCCCATTATCAACTAACATGACATGCCGTTTTAAGAGCCCAATACACCAGGCCCGGCTTCAGGGGAGACCACTTGATCAAAGTAGAAGAGGACTGGTTGTTCAACCTCTGGCAAGAAATTGCTTTAGAGACGAAAGGGAACCACCCACATGATAATCTGATGGACTGCTGCTAGCTACGTGTATTATGTAGTACCAACTTGGAGGGTTGGCAGTGAGAAATCCTGGTCGACAAGCGGGAATCCAGGATTGAACACAATGACTATTAATAAAGAGTGTCTTACCTCCATGGTTATGGCTGAAACACGAGAAGATCAATGGTGGATGGACAAGAAGGGTGTCGAACACGTTGTTGGTCAAGTCACGCCACAAGAAAAACGGCCGTCCTTAAGTTTCAGACTTTGATTCGCCTGGATTCGCTCTTGAAAGATAGATagaggaatggatggatggaggagtCGAACCCGGAGAGTCTCGTGGATGGATGGTGTGGCCACTAGTACACAAACACACGACCCGAACCGCACCGCACCGCACCGCACCGCCTATTCACACGAGAAGATATCGAACGAGAATACGCGCTGGATGCAGTTGTTGTCAAGCCAGTTTTCTCTCCGCATGTCGGTCGAATGTGTGCATGCAGCTTAGATTTCAAGTAGGAGAGTCCTCGCCATAGATTTCTATGGTCCTCGCAAACAAATCGATACCAGGGTGCCAATCCAAGTCTATTTTGGGTGACATGACTGAGACGTTTTTAAATTTGTTATGTGGATAAGtgttgaaagttgaaagtaGAGGTCGAAAGCCCCATCATCATCTTTAGTTAATCTggtattttttgcaattagaAGGCTGgagaaaatggcttttcatGAAATCTTCTATCTATCCTGCAAATAACAGCGCAACTACAAAGAAAGTCTCGCGCAACCTACCATCCCAatctccatttctttttgtctgtTTTTTATGGGCATTTCTAACCGCTATAAGGAATGTAACTCCTattactattgaaatgaaaggtcatatttgGTCTGTTTTCTACCTTTTCAactttgtatgatatttggtttcctaacgaatttgagttcGCAGAGTTGAGTTGGCAAATATGTAATACTTTATAAGAATCATCGATCAGCGATACATGTATGATAATCATagaatattcaaaatgattatttcttCTTCCCATttacaatgaatgaaaatcatgCGTTGGGTAGCATGTCCAAAAACGACATTTTTTCTAGGCATGGTTCATTAGATGTCCCTCTTTATGAAGAGCGAcctctttttgtcttttttttcacccgcTGAGCggcctttttttgcttcttgtaGTACTTGGGACTCAGcatcaacatttttcatttgcacaAACATTTACTTTTATACTCTGTTTGTTTGGCGAGCTAAAGTTGGATGAAACCTTCGATTTTTCTAATCCCAGCAACTCAGCTTCAGTTCATAAAAATGATCCAACCACCGTAACTAAAATCCACCCCAAAACTCATCTTGAAGGCAATTTTGCCAGTGCTAATCTAGCTTATAATACCCCTTTTCCAGTAGTTATGAATTAATCACATGTGATTTAACGCTGCAAACTTACAAATCAATATGACTGGGTATTTTGTTACAACAgagcatgtcaagtgaaggaagttcaaggaaaaatgtggtgcgacaccctgattttgggcattttggggagcgAGAACTGAGACAAACATTACGGTTAACTTGCACCATGTTTGGTGTAAGTTGGTGAACGCACTAACAAATGAGCtgaataccacaatgctatttgcttagacatgtaagtaaaatgaaataaatgtcaaaattcaatgcatgcacaataaagtttggctgggcatgttgtcatTGATtatactccatggaataacgtcaattgttcatgaacgcgttcacttgacaagccttatAGTTTCTGAATAGGGAAAATCTAGTCTAAAATTTGGGCTTGCATCATCAAAAGCATTTGCgtcttcaaatcttttttaacTCTCAATGTTTCATTGTCTCATAAAAAATGCAGGTTGACTAAAATATCTTATTCAGAGTGAAATTGTCAAATAGTTGGTTGGCaggattttttccttttgcttttgtATATAACCGTAAGTCTATTAGCTTCCCATATTTCCATGATGCGGCATGTGTTAACAACAGGCATAGATTcctagacactggatgtcagATGACCGACCACTCAGgtggtaaaacagtacaatggatggtccctgggaattgatcacaaaccgcTTTATTGCACTGTGGTTGTTTGTCCGACTTCCAGTGTCTAAAAATCTATGCACCAGGGACgcttttttctatttgaaaaaaaattgatgttGTAATTATACTGTTTTGAcatcatgtttcaaaaaacaaCTCCTTTTGCTTTGTACCCTTTACTCTTGCACCCTTGTGCATTCGTCAATATACTGttgcctttttctttttctattatTGTCTATTCTCAATCCACAATTTTGGACTCAATATTCAAAAGAAACTGATGGCTCTCTGATCATGCTGAGTTTTTATACAATTGGTCCTAAAACTGATAAACAGGGCTAGAAAAAAGTGGACATAACAGAGGAAAAAGTTATAAAGAAACTATGATGCCCCAAAGCAAGTGGTGTTTTTTTAGTATAATAAGAAATACCATGCGTTTCCTACAACAAGGAGGACATTCTGCCACAAGAACTTGAGTTTCATTTAGTCTTGTTTCAGTATTCTTTTACCCCCTCGTTGGATGCATAAGTATGAAGGCAGAATGACTAAAATTTGCACATTGTGTGTGCACCATAataggaggtaacgcaatgCTGAAACGTCATCTTTTGAGGTTTggtagattttcaaaaaagctttcctctccacgTCTGACGGCCTCCATGACTTTTCTGATCGGCAATGTAACACAGTCCTTTTCAGATTAGTTCTCCGTCAGATTAATGTATTATTCATTGACCAAATAACCATGAGGAATATTGCTGTTGTGACATCAGGGAATAGTCCTACACCCAAAAGTCTGATACTGCAATGATACAGTCGGTCGATTAGTTACGTTAGcgcaagaaaattgaagtctcATTTGATTAAGATGGACTATTAATTGATTCACGAGAAATATGCATTGCTCTACGGTACTGAGTACAACATTTCCCGACTGAAACAacattttgtaacaaatttcTGTTTTAATCATACAGATTGAGAAATTTAAAAGTAAGTTTGACTAGGATTTTGCATCTCACATGGAAAGGTAATTTCTGGAAGAAAGGTATTTTTTGattaaaagatatttgaagaGAATTGAAAAGAGTTTTTACTTAGCCTAAAAGTATTACAAACGTGAATTTGACTGAAAAGCATGGAAATTAAGGCCAAAAGATAGGGAATGTATTTATGAATATGATTGAAGATTCATTTCACTTGCCCTGCAAATTAGCTTACACTCAATCTTCATCTTGCATCTTTAAACTTTACATGCCAATGGGGTGAAACAGGTGCTACCCATTTAGGGCAAATAGATATGTATGATTGTTATCTGCATAAGGAAAAATTAACAGAACATAACTGGCAAATCacaattttggttttgaaagatAAGACGACGCCAAAACAAAGCAACAACAATTCCTCAGGCAAattctgaaatttctgaaaaatctGTGAAACTCTAAAGACTAAATTCTATGTTGCTGCCTAACCTGCAGCGGGTTTCATTATGAAACACCCGGTAGATAGTGCAGCCATCAACCTGCCATAGTAGAAAATTCCACTGTATCATAGTTACTCTAGTTAAAAATGTTCATGGATGCAGTAAAAACGtaccaaaaaaatcatttttagccttcttcctattctgtTCAATATGAATCGATGAACCCGCCATATTTCTGCTGGAGGCTataatgttttgaattagatatCATATCACTTTagagttggaccaaaattCTACGAATTCACgtgtttggttccttgaatcgccaaaatatgataaaaatgtggaaaatacTACCCACGAGATTGAAAACCTAATTGAaatctaaatatttactttttgaggaaatggccaaaatacttataaaaatattttttataaaaatttagtttttttaccCGCTCTAGTGATAACGTTTTAAAGTAAAAATTCAATAAGCCTAATGAGATATAAAAATGGTTTCTTCCTCGataaaatgaccaaaatcaggatgccgaactatatatttttttatttcctttacttcacatggtCAATACGCCTAGGAGTGATAATATTACGTTTACGAATTGTTCAACTCATTTACTACCCGTCCATTATAGATCGGATTGCCAAACGCTTTTGCACTTGAGTCGATCCATGCGTGACTTACAGTATAACAAACACTGCAGTGCCCAACGGGTTAGCTCACGAGGCGGGTTCAACTACCGGcgggaaggaggaggagcaggagcaggacATTCTTGACACAGGTCCTAAGAAAGTGAGAGCGATAttctcatcctcctcctcgtgcTCCTCGTCTTCCAGCTGGCCCTCCTCCTGTTCttctccatcatcatcatcattctgaTCGAGGCAGGGTAAAGTTTTGGGGCCTTCATAGCGGTGGCGGCGGTGATGGATAGAAATATAGACATGATGTGTAGGTGGGAAAGGGGGCCTagaacgatgatgatgatgagggcgAGAGGTCTGAGTCATCTTACCTTGGGTGCTCGCTGGGCTCGGTCTCCCCCGCTTCATTTCGTGAATCGTAGGTACGGACGACATATATGTATGATACACGTAGCCTGGGCATGTTGGGTGAACGTCGAATGAAAGGCACTCTTTGGGAGAGCGAGATCCGCAGTCTGTAAAACGAGGAGAGCAACCGTCGATCCGAGGTGGCTTCCCTGCTCCATCGATTCCGCACATGCATAGCAGTTGAGCTTGGATAGGACATGAGGAGGAGCGATGATCCTGGAAGAATCCAAAAGCTCATCAGGCCAGCTTGCAACACATTATATACACACGGCCGTCAGCGAGGGCTCAGTCGGTCTGGCTGTTTCTGTCGCTGGCTTTGCTCCTTGACTCGACCGACCCTTCATCCAGCTTCTTCATCTGAGTTTGTCGACAAGAAGATGTCTTCCAGGTTGTGAGAACACTTTGGCTGATCCATTTGACGATGAAGAGCTTGAGTTCGGTCAAACATTTACCGAGACTCTTGTTAGTGCTAAGTGAATGAACGTGCGTGATTCAGAACGATGAGGATGGGTAAAGATTTCTATAAGGTGTTGGGCTTGGCCAAAGGAGCCTCGGAGGACGAGATCAAAAAAGCCTACCGAAAATTGGCCCTCAAGTACCATCCAGACAAAAACAAATCCGCCAACGCGGAAGAACGATTCAAGGAGATTGCCGAAGCCTATGAAGTGTTGAGCgataaaaagaagagagagatcTTCGACCAATATGGAGAAGAAGGACTCAAGGGTGAGTAATCTAATGGGAGGTCAAATCATGATTAGACGATTTCCCATTGAACGCGCTCCATCATCTGTTTCCAGGCAACATGGGCTCAGGGGGCGGAATGGGAGGTCACACCGGGGGGACGAACTTCTCGTACACGTTCCACGGCGATCCCCGAGCCACCTTCGCCGAGTTCTTTGGAACCTCCAATCCGTTTGAGAGCTTCTTCAACATGCCCGGCATGTCGGACTTATTCAATGACAACGTCATGGATCACGATTCTCTCCACCGTGCCCATCACCACCACGATCCATTTGCTAGTCTGGGCGGTGGTCTGGGCTCGTTTGGATCGCGAACCCCTTTCCGATCACAATCGTTCAATGTGGGCTCTCACTCAAGTGGGATCGGGCGAGGCAAGGAAAAAGTGCAAGACCCACCGGTGGAACATGATCTCTACGTGTCCTTGGAAGACATCTTAAGGGGCGTGACGAAGCGGATGAAGATTTCCCGACGAGTGGTGGCCAACGATGGCACAGtcagaaaagaagagaaagtcCTGACCATCAACGTGAAACCAGGATGGAAGTCCGGCACCAAGATCACCTTTCAACGCGAGGGCGATCAAGCACCCAATAAGATTCCTGCTGATATCGTGTTCATTATCCGGGACAAGCCTCATCCCAATTTCAAGAGGGAGGCGTCTGACCTCAAATACTCTTGCAAAGTGACACTTAAGGAGGTAAGCCACGACCAACACGGTGAAGgcgaagaagaaaagaaaaagctaaTCACCTTCACTCACAATCATGAAAGACAATTATCGTGATAAAAGACAGAGATCTACGTAGTCACCGACTCACGTCTTCGGAAGGGAAAAAGAACAACTTTCTTCTTTAATCGGCCAATATTAAGGTGGCAGTCTTAAATGAACGTCTCAATGAGTGgggaatttgtttttgttcccaGAAATTAGGGACAGTTGGTTGGAGACGAACGATATATGTTTCTGACATGATTGACATCCAATTTTACCAAAAAGAGAAACGGAGTCTGTTTCGAGTGTgcgggaaaaaaatgaatgagtaaGATTCAATATTGAATCTCACTGCTTACGCTAGccttctttcaagtcaaatgtGAAATGCAAAGCACCGAAAAGCATTTAGCATGTCTAGGCGAAGAAAACAAGTCTGACTAGTGATCTTTCTTTCTGAACATTTCCATG is a window from the Tigriopus californicus strain San Diego chromosome 2, Tcal_SD_v2.1, whole genome shotgun sequence genome containing:
- the LOC131893109 gene encoding dnaJ protein homolog 1-like, which gives rise to MRMGKDFYKVLGLAKGASEDEIKKAYRKLALKYHPDKNKSANAEERFKEIAEAYEVLSDKKKREIFDQYGEEGLKGNMGSGGGMGGHTGGTNFSYTFHGDPRATFAEFFGTSNPFESFFNMPGMSDLFNDNVMDHDSLHRAHHHHDPFASLGGGLGSFGSRTPFRSQSFNVGSHSSGIGRGKEKVQDPPVEHDLYVSLEDILRGVTKRMKISRRVVANDGTVRKEEKVLTINVKPGWKSGTKITFQREGDQAPNKIPADIVFIIRDKPHPNFKREASDLKYSCKVTLKEALCGTNVEVPTLTANEKIPLDLSDEILKPSTVKRIVGKGLPRPKEPTKRGDILVTFDIQFPDKLSSSTKDFIHRNLPNK